The proteins below come from a single Acidobacteriota bacterium genomic window:
- a CDS encoding carboxypeptidase regulatory-like domain-containing protein, producing the protein MIVRICAGVAIAACCFISDPVSGKDGSGTLNHAEIDPASREPLNSRRIIDPILQDRPEAFSEVAKVTASDAAASDQFGFSVAISGDYAVVGAQRDDGYKGSAYIYVKSGSSWVQQQKLVGSDSAAEDNFGWSVSISGDTAVVGAYLDDGSGVDQGSTYVFVRSGSVWTQQQKLTAADGAASDQFGISVAIDGNTIVAGAFGDDSYRGSAYVFTRSGSLWSQQQKLTAGDGGADDDFGWSVALSGDSAAVGSPRDDGSKGSAFVFTRSGTTWSQQQKLASTDGASLDQFGYSVAISGDSFVAGAVNDDFSGSVLGSAYVFTRSGTSWSQQQKLTASDGAASDNFGTSVAIANEVVIVGANGDDNGTANDQGSAYIYARSGSTWSEQQKLTASDGSVGDNFGASVALNGENGIVGSYLDDGATADSGSAYIFNNPTGVTPTPTPTPTPTPTPMPTPTPTPTPTPTPTPTPTPTPTPTPTPTPTPTPTPTPTPTPTPTPTPTPTPTPTPTPTPTPTPTPTPSPTPTPTPFPLGIEGDVSARPDGDGSILANDVVQLRRFVVGQDMPVGTSNEFQRADVAPIETSGEGILDASDMSQIRRYIVGLDPQQVAAGPTQPIGRIEELFSWIRELFRYSGDREIKLRDASGSNGRLVNVSVDSRALGDATATSFSIEFDPKLLKIAAISPGIGMSPNAVITVNTDNAAFGRIGVLIDSDQPLMADDGQMLAIAFEIAADAEPGESIVRFTDSLANRALADRLGDHLGASYLDGKVTILAASSDTTGISGRVLTADGRGIRGVVVRLTDGNGVIRRATTGVFGWYSFQDIEPGRTYVVGAESKRFRFSSIAVTPATMLSDVDLIAVE; encoded by the coding sequence TTGATCGTGCGTATTTGCGCCGGGGTCGCGATAGCGGCTTGCTGTTTCATTTCCGATCCTGTCAGCGGAAAGGACGGTTCGGGGACGTTGAATCATGCTGAGATCGACCCAGCTAGCCGCGAGCCCCTGAACTCCCGGCGGATCATCGATCCCATTCTGCAGGATCGGCCCGAAGCTTTCAGCGAAGTGGCAAAAGTCACGGCATCAGATGCGGCGGCATCCGATCAGTTTGGCTTCAGCGTGGCGATCAGTGGTGATTATGCAGTCGTAGGTGCGCAACGCGATGATGGTTACAAGGGCAGCGCATATATCTACGTCAAAAGCGGGAGTTCGTGGGTCCAACAGCAGAAACTGGTGGGCTCAGACAGCGCCGCAGAGGATAACTTTGGATGGAGCGTCTCGATCAGCGGCGATACTGCGGTTGTAGGTGCCTATTTGGACGACGGCAGCGGTGTGGATCAAGGATCTACGTATGTATTTGTCCGAAGCGGAAGCGTTTGGACCCAGCAGCAAAAACTGACTGCCGCAGACGGGGCGGCGAGCGATCAATTCGGGATCAGCGTTGCGATCGATGGCAATACTATCGTCGCGGGAGCGTTCGGCGACGACAGCTATCGCGGTTCGGCATACGTGTTTACGCGAAGCGGTTCCTTGTGGAGCCAGCAGCAAAAGCTTACAGCCGGCGACGGCGGTGCTGACGATGATTTTGGCTGGAGTGTAGCCCTCAGCGGAGATTCAGCTGCGGTTGGTTCACCACGCGATGACGGCTCGAAAGGATCCGCCTTCGTTTTTACCAGAAGCGGAACGACGTGGAGCCAGCAGCAGAAGCTAGCGTCGACGGACGGAGCCTCGCTCGATCAATTTGGCTACAGCGTGGCGATCAGCGGAGATTCGTTTGTCGCCGGTGCCGTCAATGATGATTTTAGCGGATCCGTTCTCGGTTCAGCGTACGTTTTCACGCGGAGTGGTACATCCTGGAGCCAACAGCAAAAGCTCACCGCGTCCGATGGCGCCGCGAGTGACAACTTTGGAACTTCGGTTGCAATAGCAAATGAGGTCGTAATCGTTGGAGCCAATGGAGACGATAATGGGACGGCAAATGACCAGGGATCAGCTTATATCTACGCTCGAAGCGGATCAACATGGTCAGAGCAACAGAAATTAACAGCATCCGATGGTTCCGTAGGTGATAACTTCGGAGCCAGCGTCGCCCTAAACGGTGAGAACGGCATCGTCGGAAGCTATCTCGATGACGGGGCGACTGCAGATAGCGGTTCTGCCTACATTTTTAATAATCCAACGGGCGTAACACCAACACCAACACCGACGCCAACACCGACGCCTACTCCGATGCCGACGCCGACACCGACGCCAACACCTACTCCGACGCCAACTCCGACACCGACGCCAACGCCAACACCGACGCCAACACCTACTCCGACGCCAACTCCGACACCGACGCCAACGCCAACACCGACGCCGACGCCGACACCGACGCCAACACCGACGCCGACTCCAACGCCGACGCCGACACCAACGCCGACGCCGACTCCGTCGCCAACACCGACGCCGACGCCGTTCCCGCTCGGCATTGAGGGTGACGTATCCGCGCGGCCCGATGGTGATGGATCTATCCTGGCTAATGACGTTGTTCAGCTCAGGCGATTTGTGGTTGGACAGGATATGCCTGTTGGCACATCGAACGAGTTTCAGCGGGCAGACGTTGCTCCGATCGAGACCTCGGGAGAGGGAATTCTTGATGCCTCGGACATGTCTCAGATCAGGCGTTACATCGTAGGCCTCGATCCGCAACAGGTGGCAGCCGGTCCCACACAGCCGATCGGCAGGATCGAGGAGCTGTTTAGCTGGATCCGAGAATTATTCAGATATTCCGGCGATCGGGAGATCAAACTACGCGATGCGAGCGGGTCGAATGGCCGTTTGGTCAACGTAAGTGTTGATAGTAGAGCACTTGGTGACGCAACAGCGACCAGCTTCTCAATTGAATTCGATCCAAAGCTGCTGAAGATCGCAGCCATCTCACCCGGTATAGGAATGTCGCCGAATGCGGTCATTACCGTTAATACAGATAATGCCGCTTTTGGAAGAATTGGTGTTCTGATCGATTCTGATCAACCTTTAATGGCGGATGATGGGCAGATGCTCGCGATAGCCTTTGAGATCGCGGCGGACGCTGAACCCGGTGAGAGTATTGTCCGATTCACTGACAGCCTCGCCAACCGGGCACTCGCAGACCGCTTAGGCGATCATCTTGGAGCCAGCTATTTAGACGGTAAGGTAACGATCCTAGCTGCCAGTTCCGATACGACGGGTATTTCGGGCCGAGTGCTTACAGCTGACGGTCGCGGGATCCGCGGCGTGGTTGTCCGTCTGACCGATGGGAATGGTGTTATCAGGCGAGCGACGACTGGTGTCTTTGGCTGGTACAGCTTTCAAGACATTGAGCCGGGGCGTACCTATGTAGTTGGGGCAGAATCGAAACGATTCCGCTTTTCCTCTATAGCAGTCACGCCGGCCACGATGCTATCGGATGTTGATCTGATCGCGGTAGAGTAG